A genome region from Rhodanobacter thiooxydans includes the following:
- a CDS encoding cold-shock protein → MSDREVGTVKWFNDAKGFGFISRENGPDVFVHFRAITGSGFKSLQEGQKVSFKVVDGQKGLQAEDVTPV, encoded by the coding sequence ATGTCGGATCGTGAAGTAGGTACCGTCAAGTGGTTCAACGACGCCAAGGGTTTCGGCTTCATCAGCCGTGAGAACGGCCCTGACGTATTCGTGCATTTCCGCGCCATCACCGGCTCGGGTTTCAAAAGCCTTCAGGAAGGCCAGAAGGTGAGCTTCAAGGTCGTCGACGGCCAGAAGGGCTTGCAGGCCGAAGACGTCACCCCGGTCTGA
- a CDS encoding cold-shock protein has product MSDRQVGTVKWFNDAKGFGFIARDNGPDVFVHFRAITGSGFKSLQEGQQVSFKVVQGQKGLQAEEVTPA; this is encoded by the coding sequence ATGTCTGATCGTCAGGTGGGTACCGTCAAGTGGTTCAACGACGCCAAGGGCTTCGGTTTCATTGCCCGCGACAATGGCCCGGACGTTTTCGTGCATTTCCGCGCCATTACCGGCAGCGGCTTCAAGAGCCTGCAGGAAGGCCAGCAGGTCTCGTTCAAGGTGGTGCAGGGCCAGAAGGGTCTGCAGGCCGAGGAAGTGACCCCCGCCTGA